The following DNA comes from Polycladomyces subterraneus.
CGTAGGGAAGGAGTCCGGATCCGGTACCGTGCCGGTAACGTCGACACCCATGCCGGGACTTGTGCCCCAAGTGACTTGCGGTGCAATAGTGCTGGCGTCGATTTCGACCCTGCGATCGTAAACGGCACCTTCATCGGTCCGCAATTCTTTCCACTCCGCCACAGCCCGTTCCCAATCTTCCCCTTTGGGGGCCAGGGGCTTGTCTTTCAGATAGGCGAACGTCGTTTCATCGGGGGCAATCATGCCGGCTCGCGCACCCGCTTCGATGGACATATTACAGACGGTCATCCGTTCTTCCATGGTTAATGCACGGATGGCTTCACCGGTGTATTCGATGACCGTTCCCGTCGCACCGTCGGTACCGATGAGGGAGATAATGGCCAGGATCAGGTCTTTGGCGGTTACGCCGGGTTTCAGTTTTCCCTTGACGTGGATCTCCATCGTCAACGGTTTCGCTTGAGGCAAGCACTGTGTAGCCAAAACATGCTCCACTTCACTGGTCCCAATCCCGAACGCCAGGGCACCGAAAGCGCCGTGGGTGGATGTATGGCTGTCCCCGCAGACGATGGTTTTGCCGGGGAGTGTCAGCCCCAGTTCAGGCCCGATCACGTGGACGATGCCTTGTTGCGGGCTGTGCAAATCATAAAGGGAGATGCCGAACTCCTGACAGTTTTTGGCCAGTGTCTCCATTTGTTTGGCTGAAATGGGATCGGTGACGGGAAGCGAGCGGTCCGTTGTGGGCACATTGTGATCCATCGTGGCTACGGTCAAATCGGGCCTTCTCACTTTCCGACCGGACAAGCGCAATCCCTCAAATGCCTGTGGTGACGTGACCTCGTGGATCAGATGAAGATCGATGTACAACAGTGCGGGTTTGCCCGGTTCCTGGTGAATCACGTGTCGATCCCATACTTTTTCAAACAGTGTTCGTGGCTTCATAACCCAACACCTCATTTCATGAAAAGTGTGGATAAAGTCAACGGGACACGTTCTTCCCCTGCCCGCTGGCGTGACGGGACAATGATTCCGCAGGAAAACGGTCCCTATCGTCTGATTGTTTGACTGCTGATATTGTTCCTATTTTAACAAAGTTTCTCACAATGGCAAGCACATATTCACGGTTGTTCACGATTTGTTGAAAAAAAACGCTTTCCAAATGCAAAAAAAGGAAACCGTCTCCCGACTAACGATTACGTGAAAGCAGGAAACGGTTTTCCTTGATCAAAACGCCCCTGAAAAGGCTGATTCCCATCAAGGTCATGAAATATTGGAACCATTGCTGACGGTCGGCGGATGTTGACGCTTTTTGCGAACACGCCGCACGATCAACAAAATCACGACGATAAGGAGGATTGCGCCCCAGCCCAATGGGTTGGGAAACTCCGCTTCCATAAAGATGGGGTTATCTTGTCCTGGCTTCAGATCCCACGTCAAGATTTTACCATCGTCGGTGACGTTGTTGGCATTGTGGTGATCTGGTGCGATGGGCAACGTCAGCATCAATCTCAAGTGCAGGAGGTCACCTAGCGAGTCACCCAAAAATGTGCCCCCCAAATCTTTCATCGAGCGCAGGTCGACATGGGTGTCGACACGGAATTTCAGTGTAAAAAACCCCGGATCAAAATGAAAAGCGGGTTGACCGGAACTGCCGCTCTGCGGTACGGCATCGGTAGAAACGGCCGCC
Coding sequences within:
- the leuC gene encoding 3-isopropylmalate dehydratase large subunit; the encoded protein is MKPRTLFEKVWDRHVIHQEPGKPALLYIDLHLIHEVTSPQAFEGLRLSGRKVRRPDLTVATMDHNVPTTDRSLPVTDPISAKQMETLAKNCQEFGISLYDLHSPQQGIVHVIGPELGLTLPGKTIVCGDSHTSTHGAFGALAFGIGTSEVEHVLATQCLPQAKPLTMEIHVKGKLKPGVTAKDLILAIISLIGTDGATGTVIEYTGEAIRALTMEERMTVCNMSIEAGARAGMIAPDETTFAYLKDKPLAPKGEDWERAVAEWKELRTDEGAVYDRRVEIDASTIAPQVTWGTSPGMGVDVTGTVPDPDSFPTETERKSARRALEYMGLKPGTPITDIRIDRVFIGSCTNSRIEDLRAAASVVKGKKVAPHVHAMVVPGSQQVKRQAEAEGLDKIFTEAGFEWREAGCSMCLAMNPDVLQPGERCASTSNRNFEGRQGRGGRTHLVSPMMAAAAAIAGHFVDIREWETEDIRQKEVTQ
- a CDS encoding DUF3153 domain-containing protein; translation: MKPKRSRYGWVLLTMVCVMLLTGCVNATMHITVHSDGSGVYQLKLLSNPLLAEQIAPIKDRLQQKGYQVKTVNEGDQTGWVAEKHVDNVLKEPPDQNMFKDLLPNQPSASLAAVSTDAVPQSGSSGQPAFHFDPGFFTLKFRVDTHVDLRSMKDLGGTFLGDSLGDLLHLRLMLTLPIAPDHHNANNVTDDGKILTWDLKPGQDNPIFMEAEFPNPLGWGAILLIVVILLIVRRVRKKRQHPPTVSNGSNIS